From a region of the Cygnus atratus isolate AKBS03 ecotype Queensland, Australia chromosome 3, CAtr_DNAZoo_HiC_assembly, whole genome shotgun sequence genome:
- the MRPS10 gene encoding 28S ribosomal protein S10, mitochondrial, producing MAAGCLWRRLWQGSALPANYASRIIQKQCFLPTSDLMGVRFSGTHVQTQERKTNPLVTISEEPETLYKRLSLLVKGHDKAVLDSYEYFAVLAAKELGISVEKIHRPPKKIERFTLLKSVHIYKKHRVQYEMRTHYTCLELKYLTGSTAAVYLEYVERNLPEGVAMEVKKTKIERIPEHIQEPVWDALPQVEETEIKS from the exons ATGGCGGCCGGGTGCTTGTGGAGGCGGCTCTGGCAG GGATCAGCTCTTCCTGCCAATTATGCAAGCAGAATTAttcaaaagcaatgttttcttcc AACCAGTGACTTGATGGGAGTACGGTTCTCTGGAACCCACGTTCAAACTCAGGAGCGTAAAACTAATCCTCTG GTGACTATCTCAGAGGAGCCAGAAACACTGTACAAGAGACTGTCCCTTTTGGTTAAAGGCCACGATAAAGCTGTGTTGGACAGCTATGAATATTTTGCAGTGCTTGCAGCTAAAGAACTTGGCATCTCTGTTGAAAAAAT ACATAGACCTCCAAAGAAGATAGAACGATTTACTCTTCTAAAATCTGTACACATTTACAAGAAGCACAGAGTTCAGTATGAAATGAGAACACATTACACATGTTTGGAG TTAAAATACCTAACGGGCAGTACTGCTGCAGTGTACTTGGAGTATGTTGAACGAAACTTACCTGAAGGAGTTGCCATGGAAGTAAAAAAG acTAAGATAGAGAGAATACCTGAACACATTCAGGAACCAGTTTGGGATGCACTACCTCAagtagaagaaacagaaatcaaatcATGA